One genomic region from Cellulomonas hominis encodes:
- the folP gene encoding dihydropteroate synthase: MGADPAGADPAVPARGVPAAGAPLLLRGRWFGPEHPVVMGVVNRTPDSFYAAARYDDAGADAAVARAEEEGADLVDLGGVRAGRGPRVEVAEEIARVVPLVERVRRRHPDLLVSVDTWRAEVARAAADAGADLLNDTWAGHDPALVEVAAERGLGVVCSHTGGLPPRTDPLRVSYPLPDDAPDGADPRDGVLLDVLATLRAAADRAVGLGVHPASVLVDPTHDFGKNTWHSLHLVRRTAALTALGHPVLVALSRKDFVGETLDLPPEERLEGTLAATAVAAWAGARVFRAHDVRATRRTVDMVAALRGDAPPARAVRGLA; this comes from the coding sequence GTGGGCGCTGACCCCGCCGGCGCCGACCCCGCCGTCCCCGCGCGCGGCGTCCCCGCGGCGGGCGCGCCGCTGCTGCTCCGGGGCCGGTGGTTCGGGCCGGAGCACCCGGTCGTCATGGGCGTCGTCAACCGCACGCCCGACTCCTTCTACGCCGCCGCCCGCTACGACGACGCCGGGGCCGATGCGGCGGTGGCGCGCGCGGAGGAGGAGGGCGCGGACCTGGTGGACCTCGGGGGCGTGCGCGCCGGCCGGGGCCCGCGGGTCGAGGTCGCGGAGGAGATCGCCCGCGTCGTGCCGCTCGTCGAGCGCGTGCGGCGCCGGCACCCGGACCTGCTGGTCAGCGTGGACACCTGGCGCGCGGAGGTCGCGCGGGCGGCGGCGGACGCGGGCGCGGACCTGCTGAACGACACCTGGGCCGGGCACGACCCCGCCCTCGTGGAGGTCGCCGCCGAGCGCGGGCTCGGGGTGGTGTGCTCGCACACGGGCGGGTTGCCGCCGCGCACCGACCCGCTCCGGGTGAGCTACCCGCTGCCCGACGACGCCCCGGACGGCGCGGACCCGCGGGACGGCGTGCTGCTCGACGTGCTGGCCACCCTGCGGGCCGCCGCCGACCGCGCCGTCGGCCTGGGCGTGCACCCGGCGAGCGTGCTCGTCGACCCGACGCACGACTTCGGCAAGAACACCTGGCACTCGCTGCACCTGGTGCGGCGGACCGCCGCGCTGACCGCGCTGGGCCACCCGGTGCTGGTGGCGCTGTCCCGCAAGGACTTCGTCGGCGAGACCCTCGACCTGCCGCCGGAGGAGCGGCTGGAGGGCACGCTGGCCGCGACCGCCGTCGCCGCCTGGGCCGGCGCGCGGGTGTTCCGCGCGCACGACGTGCGGGCGACCCGGCGGACCGTCGACATGGTGGCCGCGCTGCGCGGGGACGCGCCCCCGGCGCGCGCGGTGCGGGGGCTCGCGTGA